cctcccctcgccagccagaaaaaacagagcactgtggagtgctctgctgtggcgatggggtatatataggaaacacattggtcccggttcgtggcaccaaccgggactaaagggggggcattggtcccggttggtgccacgaaccggtacgcatgcctccctttagtcccggttggtggcaccaaccgggaccaaaggccttgtgctgccccgcgtcaaaattttagtcccacctcgctagttgagagagctcgagagtggtttataagcgctgctgcgcccaccctctcgagctcctctcaactgcaggctttcgggcctaaccgttctctttgcctgtggggcctactgggccttctgcgggcttgaatcctggcccatggatgggtttcaagtcgtattcaggccatggtggcccagtaggtggcataatttttttccctgttttttgttttcccttttgctttatttattttgttttgtttctacttacaacaaaaaacttatttattttattccattttgtttctaattacttatgtattttactttatttattttattaaggtttatttattttatttactatagtttattttatttaattttattaaggtttatttatttttatttagtttattaaggtttatttattttacttactataaaaaaatgaacatagatgcgcctattgagaaaattcaacctaaattcataatgaatttctatgaaattcaaagaaatttactctgaatttaggtcaaattccctgtataagggcatctattttcactttgagaggagctcaacaaggcagagagggacgggcttataaactggtgtgagcgcccttcggttggcgaggtcggactaaactctgaccgcaactaggaccaaccctttagtcccggtttgtggtatgaaccgggactaaagggtgagcctctggtcccggttcaagccaccaacagGGTCCAAGGGTGGTaagccaggagcgaggcccattggtcccggtttgtcccaccaaccgggaccaaaggggccggacgaaccgggaccaatgcccccacgaggcccggcaggcccctagccgcacgaaccgggaccaatgctcacattagtcccggttcgtgactgaaccgggactaatgtgaatattgccctgtgaccaaagcccagttttctactagtgatacccCAGGCCCTAGAGGAGGTGTTTGAGAACCTGAGATGCAACCGTCGACCAGGCGCACCAGCGCCTCCAATCTTCGGCCCAAGCAAGGTCGAGGAGAAGGAGGTACTGCCCCTACTCTACATTTGATATCCTATTTGCTGCTTTGTGTTAACTAAAGCTGgggtttctctttctttcttcttcatgtGTTGGTTGTAGGAGATCACATTGCTTGTTATCAAGTAGTACATGCCAGTGCTTCCTTTGCATCATCTCCACCGGAACCAGGCCACTTGTTGTACGGGTGAGGACCATTTCCCCCCTCTGTCAATGTGAACCATGTTTGTAGTGTATTTGATTCGAAAAACAGAATGCTTTCCCCTATTTATGCAAATAGTATGTTAATTGCTCCAGTTCAACATCAGGGTGTTAAGTGAACATCTTTGTATGTAAACCAATAGTGGGCATGTCAAATAGGGGCAGCTTGAGACATGGTGCATGTCAACTGAAGCAACTATCTGGATCTGAAATCTTAATAGGGGCATGTCAAATAGGAATGACAATGACATCCATTGAGATTTTTTATTTGAAGAGTTTCTCTTAGGCTAGTGGCCCCCATAGCATGGTTTGTTGATGTGTTGATCatgtaatatgctatgtgcatgtTTAGCTTGGTCTCCTACTGGAGGTTGGTTGCTATGTTAATTTCCTCGTGAATAGAAATTTGTTGTGCTAGTTTAGTCTCTAGTCCCGTGTTGTGAAGAGCATGATTCATGTTGTGAAGTGTGTAGTCTCTGTGAACTCTTGCCGCAAGGGAAACTTGCTTGGTTTATTTATTTTCTAGTAATAATGTGAAGGTACTTGTTGGGAGCCTTGCTCTTTTACTTGTGAAGTGCATCTATTTGATCACATACTTGTTTTGAACTTGTGTGAACTGGTAGAGGAGCTTTCTATGCTAAAGCTTGTTGTGTCTTTTGTTGTCAACTTGCTAGGCTGCCTATGATTTGTTATGTTTTAAACTATTGTTGACTTGCTGCATGTGTTGCGCTTCAGATGAGATGCGGGTGCACGGCAGTTACACTTTGGTGCCATTGAGATTGATGATGCCGTCGCTGCCCTCAATTCTGGCAAGGCGACGAAGAGCGGACACGTGGAAGCGTTATGTAAAGAGGCAAGCCGAGCCAAATGATATGGCTGGTGATAGTTTGAGAACCCAAGATGCAGTCGTCGACCAGTCACACCAGCACCGCCAAACTTCGGCCCAAGCAAGCTCGAGGAGGTACTGCTCCTACTCTACATTTGATATCCTCTTTGCTGCTTCCTGTTAACTGAAATTGgggtttccctttctttctttttcatgTGTGGGTTGCAGGAGATCACATTTGCATCATTTGCTTCCTTTGCATCATCTCCACGGGAACCAGGCCGCTTGCTATACAGGTGAGGACCATTTACCACCTGTGTCAATGCGGACCATGTTCGTAGTGTATTTGATTAAAAAAACGGAATGCTTTCCCCCTATTTATGTATACCAATAGTGGGCATGTCAAATAGTGGCAGCTTGAGACATGGTACATGTCAACTGAAGCAACTATCTGGATCTGAACTCTTATAGTGGCATGTCAAATATGAACGACAATGCCATCCATGAgatttttaaattttaatttgaagaGTTTCTCTTAGGCCATTGGCTTCAATAGCATGGTTTGTTGCTGTATTGATCATATATGCTATGTGCATGTTTAGCTTGGTCTCCAACTGGAGGTCAGTTGCTATCTTAATTTCCTTGTCAACAGAAATTTGTTGTGCTAGTTTAGTCTCTAGTCCCCTGTTGTGGAGAGCATGATTCTTGTTAGTGTGTAGTCTCTGTCCTAACCCTTGCCGCAAGGGAAACTTTCTTGGTTTATTTATTTTCCAAGTAATAATGTGAAGGTACTTGTTGGGAGCCTTGCTCTTTTACTTGTGAAGTGCATCTATTTGGTCATGTACTTGTTTCGAACTTGTGTGAACTTGTAGAGGAGCTTTCCATGCTAAAGCTTATTGTGTCTTTTGTTTTCATCTGGCTAGGCTAGGCTACCTATGCTTTGACGTGTTTTAAACTGTTGTTGACTTGCTGCATGTGTTGCGCTTCAGATGCAGTTGCACAGCAGTACGGTTTGGTGCCATTAAGATTGATGATGCCAACGTCGCTACCCCTAATTGTGGCAAGGCTCCGAAGAGCCGACACGTGGAAGCATTATGTAAAAGGGCAAGACGGGCTGGTCTTGTGTATTTCTTTGTTGGCTAGTAGCTGTGGAACTGTGCCAAATGATATGGCTAGTGATAGTTTTGTTCGCGTACATAAGATAAAAATGGATTGGATTCTTGGCTGGTGGCTTTTAATTGTGCTTTGTTTGTCGCTCATGTGTTGAATATTGATGTTCCCAACCACTGTGGACTTTGCAATGCAATCAACACTTGGGTGGATTGAGAAGTTTGAATCTTGCTGCTGCAAATTTCTGAATCCACGACACATTTCAAACTGAATTTGCACAATGTGAATTTCAGAATCAACATGCATATAGTTAGTATGTGTTTGTATGCAGCACTGGAatcggaaaaaaattatatgagaccaggtctcatattTAGCAGGTGAGACCCCTCCTGatagatgacacgtggcattcacaaatcacaaagcatctaatctctccccccCTGATTTCAGGTGGGGGATGGGGTAGATGCTttatgatttgtgaatgccacgtgtcatctatCAGGATGGGTCTCACTTGCTAACtcatgagacctggtctcatagaattttttttcaCTGGAATCAGTCTAGATCAGTGTTGGTTCTGAGCAAATGTAATTCAAGTTTTTGTACAGGTTTGTTTTGTTTGGGTCTAAAATATATGCATTGGATTGACCATGATTTGAAAACAGAAACTCACGTTACTGATAATTCTAGTGCCTCGACATATGCATATTGGAAGTAGCAGTTTTTTTTTTATCTTTTAGAATTTGAAGACAAATGAAATGACAAAGCTGCATCAGGAGAGATCAACTACAAGATGGAGAGTGAGTGGCATGAGAATGTTTGTCCAAAACGAACTACATATTTAATTTGACCAGAGCGTACAAGCATTTATCTCATTTTGTAGACTTTGGACGGTTGATTTGAATATTCATGTTTTTCGATAGAACCATGGAATTTGTTTTCCAGGCCCTCTAAATGAATGTGTTTTAGTTCTGTTGTTTAATTATCACAATGGCAAAACGCTTAAATCTCAAATATAAAGCTGAATGTGCATAATGCAAATTCCAGAACCTCGTTGGCCTCGGATGCTTGCTGGATGGCATCACAACGGATTTAGAATGTGAGCGCTTATCTACATAACCATCTATGATATATGTAAACAAGATGTGTAGTTAGTTTTTCctccaaaaaaaagaagaagaagaagatgcgtaGTTAGTTTCATTTCTTTTTGCATGGATCATGCATCTTTCGCTAGTATTACAAGTAATGAAGCGTTTGTGATTGATTAATGTCGCCGGCAACAGCAGCCATCCATCCACCAGGGATACCCATCAGGCATCCAAGGATGGAGGGCTTGGATTGCGCCATCTCATCGATCCGCGGCACGGCCTTCTTTCCGGCCATGGATCACCCCTCTAGAGCTTGTTTTCTCCACCACACCGCCATCTCTATATATACAAGAGATAAACATTCATCCGCGTGCGGGGTGCGCGTGCGACTTAGGACTTAGGGACGCCGGGCGACAGGCGATGAAAACATATCAGTACTTGAGTAAGGAACTTGAAAATCTCTCAACTCTCTATGTCTGAAGATTTTAGCACTAGCATTTCTCTATGTCTAAACGAAATCTCTCAACTGTCTATCTCTGAACATTTTTAGAACTAGTGATTTATCAAAGTGTAAATGAGTCTCTCAACTCTGTATCTATGAACATTTTAGCACTAGTGTTTCCCCAAGTCTAAATGGAAATCTCTGAACTCTCTATTTCTGAACATTTTAGCACTAGTGTTTCCCCAAGTCTAAATGAAGTCTACAACCTCTCCATCTGTGAACATTTTAGAACTAGTGTTTTTCTCAGTCTAAATGAGTCTCAGAACTGAACTCACTATATCTCTAGACTCTAGTGAACCAACATACGCAAATGAGCCACCTCATTAGAACTATGACTTACGTGATCAAAAGAAACAGAAATAAAGCTCGCCACTAGGTGCATACATGAATCCAAGCATATGCATGCACGTTCTGTCCTCCCCCCGCGCGCGTCATTTGATCGTGGGGTCAAGAACATGACCCGCAAACAGGATCGCACCAGACACCTCCTCGATGACAAAGAAGGCAAAAGGATGGTCAGCGACGAAGTCCGCATGCAGcggtggcggaggtggtggtggagccgCTTCTTGACTAGTACACAAGCAAGTGTCCACCATGGTGGCAGCCGTGGCCTCGGTGCCTTCCTCGTTCACCTCAATGATGGCCCTGTGGACCACCTGCTCCAGCCTCCTGCTTTCTCTTGCGCCGTCCTCCGTCATGTCGGACAAATCGGCCTTTCCCGGCTCAAAAGCCTCCTTGAGCCCCATGCCCCTGAGTATGCCGTTCATCGTCATGCCGAAGCTGACCTTGAATTTAGGAAGCCGGAAGTCGCCGACCTCGACGTCGCTCCTCGGCAGGTGCTTGCGCAGAAATTCAGGGTCGAAAGCGATCATGTCGATGAGCCGCCACAGCCCGTCCCGCGCGTCAGGGAGGAAGACGCACATGGAGTAGATCGGCGCCGGCTGCAGCAGGGCGGGCAAGGGGCAACCTCCTTGAAGCCGGTGCTTCGTGCCTTGCTTGTAACACAGCTGGAGCACCTTGAAGCCGTCATGGCACGCGATTCTTTGTGCGCCGAAGCCACGCATGAAGGCCGCGTCGACGGCGGTGCGGCCGAGGCGGTGAAACAGATGGCGTGCCTtatcgaagaatgtcttgttccaCTGTCCCTTGAAGTACATGGCATTGACGAGCACCAGGTCGGTGGGGTGGGACGGCGCCTCTCCGTCGACGATGGAGGGGATGAGGCCGTTCGTCAACGCCACCACCCAAGCGTTGATCTGCTCCATTGACTCCTTTGGCTGCATCTACATAATGACAATCATATGTCTTCACACTACTAGATATTTCATTATAACCGAGGGTCCAATCACCGTCGGATATTTTTTATCACCGTCAACTATTACTAAAACCGACGGTACACTGTCGGCCATCTCCCGTCGGCCTTGCTTCGTCGGCCATTAGAGTAATGGCCGACGGTATGGTCGGGTAATTTTGTCACCTACGGTAGAAAGCCGACGGTGAGCCGTCGGGCATGTTATTGTGACCTGTTGGCTCACCTTAGCCCGACGACATTTATATCCGACGGTTCTTGGTCGGGCATTTATTGTCCGACGGTTATTGATTCTCCTCGGTTTTCATAATAGTCGACGGTAAATTCGACCCATAGGACTTAGTTATACCCATGCGGAGAACCAAACCGTCAGCTAGTTAGATGGCCGACGGTGCATACAACCCTTCAGGAGACCTATTAGTCGAGGGGTGAGCAAACACCGTCAATTTATGAATTCACCAACGGTCTAAAGTCCCCAATGGCATACTGTGTAACCGAAACATTTGTGCCACCTTAGGGCATTACTCACCCCTCATATATTGCTTTCACCGAGGGGTGTTTACACGTACAATAGCAATATTTCAGAATATTGGCATTTCAAATACATCTCATACACACAAGCACAAGGTATTGAGTTGAATCCAGATGGCATTAACCATAAGTATCAAATGTCGAATTCAGAACAAAATAATAACTGAGATAGGTCACATTTTGCGAAGATAAATTGTCCACTAAGACAAGTTGGTCCATAAGATAAAGTATTTCAAACATCTAACATAACTTGATTTTGGCATGACTGGAAGATCACTAGACTTTTATGGCCAATCATCATTATCATTGCCATACTCATTATATTCCTCATCTTCATAGTCATTATTATATCCCTCACCACCATAGTAATCATATTGCTCATCACCATATAGACCACCCTCGCCATAGTCATCATCTCCCTCGCTGCCATAgtagtcatcctcatcatcatgtccatgACTGGTACTGCCTCCAGTCCTGCTTCCCATTCCCTAAGTAATGATAAAACTAGTTGTCAGTATAATTTAGCTAAAATTCAAGTGACCTACAGGGACGAAACATATTTTTTCTACTTGACAGGTAAGCTGCTAGCTGCTATTTAATAGTATGACTATCTAACAATATGATTGCCGATTTTCCTTTTGATCCTTCACATGAGATTTTCACAGGAAACATGAATCAGCAGGAGGGACTGTCCAAGTACAGTGGATATCTATCGGCAACCCAACTATCAGCAGTGTTTAGATTTTGCAGTCTTATGACACAGCCGAACAAGTAAACTAAGAGAACACTATTGGCTAGTTCGAGCATATAACTAATTAAGAATGACATATTCAAAGGTCAATATAAATTTCCATTCAAATAATTTAATGGCTAAAGCCCACATAAAATTTACACCAACAATGTTATAGATTATACTGCACATAAATATTTATTACATGATTTTTGTTCTTATACTTCACATACAGTACCTAGCATAGAGCTAATTGGAATCCTGAAACTAGCAATTTAGAATGATCATGAGCATGTATGGCTGATCTTTAAGAGATAGCAAGTGTCAGTTTAGCTCAAGTTGTAAAGTACATTTGTACAGATGTGCATGTGATCTTGTTTGAAACAACAATCAAAAGCATATACTAGCTGCATGTGTCCCAAGGAAGAGTATTCTAATTGAAATGCGTCTGTACAGAGGGTTCAGCAAACATGGTTCAACCATGCTTAGGTAAAAAGGAAGAGTACTCCTAAGAAAAATATTCGGGATGGTTAGCTAAAGTCTTTCCTGTGTACTAATTCTTTCCCTGCGACCTGAATATATTCTACATGAAGTACAAATAAACTATTGTTCATACTGTCATATGTTTGCCTATTGATGATTTTTGAATTAACATGCTTCTGTTTATCTAGTTTTGCGCATAAGAAATGAGAGCAAATTTAGATATGCACGCAAACAAGGCATATGTAcagagaaacaagcaaacaaggCATATGTACAGAGAAACAACCATGGCAATTGTAGGCTATCAACCATCAAGTATTTATATGCATTAGCAGTCATTTCACTTAGGTGATATAATCCTTTAGAGGAATGTGCCCATATAGTTAACCATGCATTTATTTTCACAAATCTGCAATTAAAACAATGAAGGATCTGCTGTCTCTACTACTACTATCCATGACCCATAATCCcgcacctaacttgcacacacaaaTTCTTTCTTGATATCGTCTAAATGTGCTAATGTGCAAAGAGAAAACAAAATCGGTGGAACAAGGGGGAGATCATCCGCATACTTGCAGGCACGACGACAATGAACTAACCTTTTCAGGTTCGCTTTGATGCACATCACCTCGTCCCCTACGAATTCCGCCTTCCGAATCTGATGTAGACTGTGTATCATACACAGAAGACACATCACTTAATAGTTCCATTATTGCAAGCCTACCATCGAGATGGGTTAAACTTACCAAGTCAGCCGCAGCTGATTGCATTATGCCATCAAAGTCCACTCCCCCTTTCTCAGCCAATGACTATAAACATCAGCATGTCAGCACAATCCTATCCACTCAGACTCCAATTTATAAGAGAAGGAAAGATTACCTGCACAACAAGCTCAATGCCTCGAAGACGCTTGTTCTCCCGCTTCAAATGTTTGTTCTCTCTTTCTAGACGGTCCTCCCTAGCAGACCACACCGGTTGTGAGGCCATCACCCTTTTAGACTTAAACTTCGCCTTCTCTGCTTTGCTAAATAACTCATTAGCAATTCCCAGCCTGCCATGTGGCATTCTACCTGCTGCTTCATAGATGATTTGTCCATCTAAATCTGGGTGCTCCTCTTCCCAATTTTCTCCATGAGCATTTTTCATTGCCTTATCAAAATCCTCCTTTTCAAATAAAAAAATAATGTAAACTAAAGTGTTGTGCAAATAGTTGTCATGATGGTTAAAATGAGCTAAGTCGCAAGATTTCGCTAACCCAACGATCGGCAGTTCTTTGACTGCAAATCTTCTCTTCGTCGGTCCCTCGATGCAAATTGTGCGTGTGAAGCCAAGCACCGGAAATTCCAGGGTCTTTCCCTGTTTTGAGTGTCTGCATTTCAAGAGTGTGAAACATCATCCAATGTAAATGAAACTTTCCTATTAAACATAAGCAGAAAGATGCTTGACGAAGATAGAGTACCAGGAATTGACGTGTGGCGATAGCATTTCTCGCACCGCTGAATGGAAGACTGTATCCCCATTAGCAAGTCTGTTCCTCTTGTTTCTTAAGGATAACCCTCTAAATTCAGCCCCACTCCAATGCTCACATAGTAGACGCCAACCAACATCGGTACCAAAGTCAACTTTCTTTGCAGAAATTAAAGCTTCCTTAGTTGGCCAACGGTTACCGTTCTCATCCACTTCTGTTAGTTGTGCAGGCAATTGTCCCTTTTTCATTAATCTTTTGATGGCTGCCGCCTTTTCCTCATGTAGCATCTGCTTCACTTTCCTAGTCAAGTTCTCCTCCAAAACACCATCTGCCTTCTCTTGCTCCAATGGGTCACACTTGAAACGCCACTGCCAAAAACCATCCCAAAATATTTTTGTTAGTTACTTGTGCATTTGTGAAAGTGAGCATACGCACAAAAAAATCAAAGCTTCCAACACTTCATAGATAAACCAAGTAGTTTTTTCATGTTTGTGACCAAAACAAAGAATTGTAACAACCACCCATCCACCAGTTTTAGAATTCTTATTTCTAAATATAATATGGTCACCTCTGTTTTAGAATTCTAAGTACGTACTAGTAACCATAGAACTGATTAAAAATTCTCAAATTATTTATAGAAacaatgcatatatatatatagtgtgtgtgtgtgcgcgcgcgcgcatatACTTACCCAAAATTCTTCCACAATTTTGGAAGCTGATGATCTTACTTCCGGGCCAGGGGACCACTTGTAGTCCTCCCAACACAATACTGGTTTCTGGTCATTTTTTGGACCAATTGGCGGTGGATA
This region of Triticum aestivum cultivar Chinese Spring chromosome 2D, IWGSC CS RefSeq v2.1, whole genome shotgun sequence genomic DNA includes:
- the LOC123051089 gene encoding uncharacterized protein isoform X4, with the translated sequence MKNAHGENWEEEHPDLDGQIIYEAAGRMPHGRLGIANELFSKAEKAKFKSKRVMASQPVWSAREDRLERENKHLKRENKRLRGIELVVQSLAEKGGVDFDGIMQSAAADLVSLTHLDGRLAIMELLSDVSSVYDTQSTSDSEGGIRRGRGDVHQSEPEKGMGSRTGGSTSHGHDDEDDYYGSEGDDDYGEGGLYGDEQYDYYGGEGYNNDYEDEEYNEYGNDNDDWP
- the LOC123051090 gene encoding putative serpin-Z6A, with the translated sequence MEFAHRCFAMLARWLCPGADDDHAAIARRLGMLPELDHDDTLPLWAEAQKAMKARAEARNSLEPFALRLNKRLADHAGRSGNLLFSPLSLVDALGAPSQHDLTWYACTLAEQALADQSRTGGPCVSFACGLWHHTTMRLRRRYRVAAEWDYKAVTRAVSFHQEPKESMEQINAWVVALTNGLIPSIVDGEAPSHPTDLVLVNAMYFKGQWNKTFFDKARHLFHRLGRTAVDAAFMRGFGAQRIACHDGFKVLQLCYKQGTKHRLQGGCPLPALLQPAPIYSMCVFLPDARDGLWRLIDMIAFDPEFLRKHLPRSDVEVGDFRLPKFKVSFGMTMNGILRGMGLKEAFEPGKADLSDMTEDGARESRRLEQVVHRAIIEVNEEGTEATAATMVDTCLCTSQEAAPPPPPPPLHADFVADHPFAFFVIEEVSGAILFAGHVLDPTIK